Proteins found in one Bacillus subtilis subsp. subtilis str. 168 genomic segment:
- the menE gene encoding O-succinylbenzoic acid-CoA ligase (Evidence 1a: Function from experimental evidences in the studied strain; PubMedId: 6780514, 6780515, 8566759, 9139683, 12682299, 28559280; Product type e : enzyme) yields MLTEQPNWLMQRAQLTPERIALIYEDQTVTFAELFAASKRMAEQLAAHSVRKGDTAAILLQNRAEMVYAVHACFLLGVKAVLLNTKLSTHERLFQLEDSGSGFLLTDSSFEKKEYEHIVQTIDVDELMKEAAEEIEIEAYMQMDATATLMYTSGTTGKPKGVQQTFGNHYFSAVSSALNLGITEQDRWLIALPLFHISGLSALFKSVIYGMTVVLHQRFSVSDVLHSINRHEVTMISAVQTMLASLLEETNRCPESIRCILLGGGPAPLPLLEECREKGFPVFQSYGMTETCSQIVTLSPEFSMEKLGSAGKPLFSCEIKIERDGQVCEPYEHGEIMVKGPNVMKSYFNRESANEASFQNGWLKTGDLGYLDNEGFLYVLDRRSDLIISGGENIYPAEVESVLLSHPAVAEAGVSGAEDKKWGKVPHAYLVLHKPVSAGELTDYCKERLAKYKIPAKFFVLDRLPRNASNKLLRNQLKDARKGELL; encoded by the coding sequence ATGCTGACAGAACAGCCCAACTGGCTCATGCAGCGGGCACAGCTGACACCTGAGAGAATCGCTCTCATCTATGAAGACCAAACCGTGACATTTGCAGAATTGTTTGCCGCGTCTAAACGAATGGCGGAACAGCTTGCCGCTCATTCGGTTCGGAAAGGGGATACTGCAGCTATTTTGCTCCAAAACCGTGCAGAAATGGTATACGCTGTTCACGCTTGTTTTTTGCTTGGTGTTAAGGCGGTGCTTTTGAATACGAAGCTGTCAACACATGAAAGGCTGTTTCAGCTGGAGGATTCGGGATCCGGCTTTTTATTGACAGATTCAAGCTTTGAGAAGAAAGAATATGAACACATCGTTCAAACGATTGATGTGGATGAACTGATGAAAGAAGCAGCAGAGGAAATTGAGATCGAGGCTTATATGCAAATGGATGCAACGGCAACGCTGATGTATACGTCGGGTACGACAGGAAAGCCCAAGGGAGTTCAGCAAACGTTCGGAAACCATTATTTCAGTGCGGTGTCGTCCGCTCTTAATTTGGGTATAACAGAACAAGACCGCTGGCTTATCGCATTGCCGCTCTTTCATATCAGCGGATTGTCCGCATTATTTAAATCTGTGATCTATGGAATGACTGTCGTGCTTCACCAGCGTTTTTCCGTAAGCGATGTGCTGCATTCTATCAACAGGCATGAAGTGACAATGATATCTGCGGTGCAGACTATGCTGGCCAGTCTTTTGGAAGAAACAAACCGCTGCCCTGAATCCATCAGATGCATTCTTCTCGGCGGCGGTCCTGCACCGCTGCCATTGCTTGAGGAATGCCGTGAGAAAGGATTCCCTGTCTTTCAGTCATATGGAATGACAGAAACATGCTCGCAAATTGTTACCCTGTCGCCGGAATTCAGCATGGAAAAGCTCGGATCTGCGGGGAAACCGCTGTTTTCGTGTGAAATCAAAATAGAGCGGGACGGACAGGTATGTGAACCGTATGAACACGGTGAAATCATGGTCAAAGGCCCGAATGTCATGAAAAGCTATTTTAACCGGGAGAGCGCAAACGAAGCCTCCTTTCAAAATGGCTGGCTGAAAACAGGTGATCTTGGTTATTTGGACAATGAAGGCTTTTTATATGTATTAGACAGACGTTCAGATCTGATCATATCCGGCGGAGAAAACATTTATCCGGCCGAAGTGGAGTCAGTGCTGCTTTCACACCCCGCTGTGGCCGAAGCCGGGGTTTCAGGGGCTGAGGACAAAAAATGGGGGAAAGTGCCTCACGCCTATCTTGTCCTTCACAAGCCTGTGAGCGCAGGAGAATTGACTGACTACTGCAAAGAACGCTTGGCGAAGTATAAAATTCCGGCAAAATTCTTTGTGCTTGACCGCCTGCCGCGCAATGCGTCTAATAAGCTCTTGCGAAATCAGCTGAAGGATGCGCGTAAAGGAGAACTGCTATGA
- the menB gene encoding dihydroxynapthoic acid synthetase (Evidence 1a: Function from experimental evidences in the studied strain; PubMedId: 6780514, 6780515, 8566759, 9139683, 12682299; Product type e: enzyme) codes for MAEWKTKRTYDEILYETYNGIAKITINRPEVHNAFTPKTVAEMIDAFADARDDQNVGVIVLAGAGDKAFCSGGDQKVRGHGGYVGDDQIPRLNVLDLQRLIRVIPKPVVAMVSGYAIGGGHVLHIVCDLTIAADNAIFGQTGPKVGSFDAGYGSGYLARIVGHKKAREIWYLCRQYNAQEALDMGLVNTVVPLEQLEEETIKWCEEMLEKSPTALRFLKAAFNADTDGLAGIQQFAGDATLLYYTTDEAKEGRDSFKEKRKPDFGQFPRFP; via the coding sequence ATGGCTGAATGGAAAACAAAACGGACATACGATGAGATATTGTATGAAACGTATAATGGCATTGCAAAAATAACAATCAACCGACCTGAGGTACATAATGCGTTTACCCCTAAAACGGTTGCTGAAATGATTGATGCGTTTGCTGACGCAAGAGACGACCAAAACGTTGGGGTTATCGTGCTTGCCGGTGCAGGGGACAAAGCATTTTGTTCTGGCGGAGACCAAAAAGTGCGCGGCCACGGTGGATATGTAGGAGACGACCAGATCCCTCGTCTTAACGTATTGGATCTTCAGCGTTTAATCCGCGTCATCCCGAAACCGGTTGTTGCGATGGTGTCCGGATATGCGATCGGCGGAGGCCATGTGCTTCACATCGTATGTGACTTGACAATTGCTGCGGACAACGCAATTTTTGGACAAACAGGCCCTAAAGTGGGAAGCTTCGATGCAGGTTACGGTTCTGGCTACCTGGCTCGAATTGTAGGACATAAAAAAGCACGTGAAATCTGGTACCTATGCCGTCAGTACAACGCACAGGAAGCACTGGACATGGGTCTTGTCAACACAGTCGTTCCTTTGGAACAGCTTGAAGAAGAAACGATTAAATGGTGTGAAGAAATGCTTGAAAAAAGCCCGACCGCACTGCGCTTTCTTAAAGCTGCGTTTAACGCGGACACAGACGGACTTGCTGGAATTCAGCAGTTTGCAGGGGATGCTACCCTTCTTTACTACACAACAGATGAAGCAAAAGAAGGCCGTGATTCCTTTAAGGAAAAACGCAAACCTGATTTCGGACAGTTCCCTCGTTTTCCGTGA
- the menH gene encoding 2-succinyl-6-hydroxy-2, 4-cyclohexadiene-1-carboxylate synthase (Evidence 2a: Function from experimental evidences in other organisms; PubMedId: 12454479, 23637813; Product type e: enzyme): protein MGTVNITVSDGVRYAVADEGPNASEAVVCLHGFTGSKQSWTFLDEMLPDSRLIKIDCLGHGETDAPLNGKRYSTTRQVSDLAEIFDQLKLHKVKLIGYSMGGRLAYSFAMTYPERVSALVLESTTPGLKTLGERRERIMRDRKLADFILRDGLEAFVAYWENIPLFSSQQRLAEDIRYRIRSGRLRNNKIGLANSLTGMGTGSQPSLWSRVEEIDVPVLLICGEWDEKFCAINQEVHKMLPSSRIEIVPKAGHTVHVEQPRLFGKIVSEFLTSI, encoded by the coding sequence ATGGGAACTGTAAACATAACGGTATCAGATGGTGTCCGATATGCAGTGGCAGACGAGGGACCGAATGCTTCCGAAGCCGTCGTCTGTCTGCATGGGTTTACCGGCAGCAAACAATCATGGACTTTTCTTGATGAAATGCTGCCTGATTCCCGTTTGATCAAAATTGATTGTTTAGGGCATGGGGAAACCGATGCCCCGCTGAATGGGAAAAGATACAGCACAACCCGGCAAGTTTCTGACCTTGCCGAGATTTTTGATCAATTAAAACTTCACAAAGTGAAATTGATTGGGTATTCTATGGGAGGAAGGCTTGCTTACTCTTTTGCGATGACATATCCCGAGCGGGTATCGGCACTTGTGCTTGAAAGCACGACGCCGGGGCTCAAAACACTTGGGGAACGGCGGGAACGAATCATGCGGGACCGGAAGCTTGCTGATTTTATTTTACGAGACGGGCTCGAAGCGTTTGTTGCGTATTGGGAGAATATCCCTTTGTTTTCATCTCAGCAGAGGCTGGCTGAAGATATTCGGTACAGGATACGATCGGGCCGTCTGCGGAACAATAAGATTGGGCTTGCGAACAGTTTAACCGGCATGGGCACCGGTTCACAGCCTTCCTTGTGGAGCCGTGTAGAGGAAATAGATGTTCCTGTGCTTCTGATCTGCGGGGAGTGGGACGAAAAATTTTGCGCCATCAATCAAGAGGTGCATAAGATGCTTCCTTCTAGTAGAATAGAGATTGTTCCAAAAGCAGGACATACGGTCCATGTGGAGCAGCCGCGATTGTTTGGTAAAATAGTGAGTGAGTTTTTGACAAGCATCTGA
- the menD gene encoding 2-oxoglutarate decarboxylase and 2-succinyl-5-enolpyruvyl-6-hydroxy-3-cyclohexene-1-carboxylic-acid synthase (Evidence 1a: Function from experimental evidences in the studied strain; PubMedId: 6780514, 8169214, 8566759, 12682299; Product type e: enzyme) — MTVNPITHYIGSFIDEFALSGITDAVVCPGSRSTPLAVLCAAHPDISVHVQIDERSAGFFALGLAKAKQRPVLLICTSGTAAANFYPAVVEAHYSRVPIIVLTADRPHELREVGAPQAINQHFLFGNFVKFFTDSALPEESPQMLRYIRTLASRAAGEAQKRPMGPVHVNVPLREPLMPDLSDEPFGRMRTGRHVSVKTGTQSVDRESLSDVAEMLAEAEKGMIVCGELHSDADKENIIALSKALQYPILADPLSNLRNGVHDKSTVIDAYDSFLKDDELKRKLRPDVVIRFGPMPVSKPVFLWLKDDPTIQQIVIDEDGGWRDPTQASAHMIHCNASVFAEEIMAGLTAATRSSEWLEKWQFVNGRFREHLQTISSEDVSFEGNLYRILQHLVPENSSLFVGNSMPIRDVDTFFEKQDRPFRIYSNRGANGIDGVVSSAMGVCEGTKAPVTLVIGDLSFYHDLNGLLAAKKLGIPLTVILVNNDGGGIFSFLPQASEKTHFEDLFGTPTGLDFKHAAALYGGTYSCPASWDEFKTAYAPQADKPGLHLIEIKTDRQSRVQLHRDMLNEAVREVKKQWEL; from the coding sequence TTGACAGTCAACCCGATTACTCATTACATCGGAAGTTTTATTGATGAATTCGCCCTTTCCGGAATTACGGACGCCGTCGTTTGTCCGGGCTCAAGATCTACACCGCTGGCTGTTCTTTGTGCTGCGCATCCCGATATCAGCGTCCATGTCCAAATTGATGAAAGGTCTGCCGGATTTTTTGCATTAGGTTTGGCAAAAGCGAAGCAGCGTCCCGTACTATTGATCTGTACATCTGGAACAGCCGCGGCCAACTTTTATCCGGCTGTGGTTGAAGCCCATTATTCAAGGGTGCCTATTATTGTGTTAACTGCTGATCGGCCTCATGAGCTGCGCGAAGTAGGCGCACCGCAGGCTATTAATCAGCACTTCTTATTCGGTAACTTTGTTAAGTTTTTCACAGACTCTGCTCTTCCTGAAGAGTCTCCGCAAATGCTGAGATACATCCGAACGCTGGCAAGCCGCGCTGCCGGAGAAGCACAAAAGCGCCCGATGGGGCCTGTCCATGTGAATGTGCCGCTGCGCGAACCGCTGATGCCGGATCTTTCAGATGAGCCGTTTGGAAGAATGAGAACAGGCCGTCATGTGTCTGTGAAAACGGGTACGCAGTCTGTTGACCGAGAGTCCCTGTCTGATGTGGCTGAGATGCTCGCAGAGGCTGAAAAAGGAATGATCGTCTGCGGAGAGCTCCATAGTGATGCGGACAAGGAAAACATTATTGCGCTGTCAAAAGCGCTTCAGTATCCAATTTTAGCAGATCCGCTGTCTAATCTGCGGAATGGTGTTCATGATAAAAGCACTGTTATTGATGCGTATGATTCGTTTTTAAAAGATGATGAGCTGAAGCGGAAACTCCGTCCTGATGTTGTCATTCGGTTTGGACCGATGCCTGTTTCAAAACCGGTTTTCTTATGGCTTAAGGATGATCCGACGATTCAGCAAATCGTGATTGACGAGGATGGAGGGTGGAGAGACCCGACACAGGCAAGCGCGCATATGATTCATTGTAATGCGTCTGTTTTTGCTGAGGAGATCATGGCAGGCCTTACTGCTGCCACCAGATCCTCAGAGTGGCTGGAAAAGTGGCAGTTTGTCAATGGGCGGTTCCGCGAGCATCTGCAAACAATCAGCAGTGAAGATGTTTCGTTTGAAGGCAATCTCTATCGAATCCTTCAGCATCTTGTGCCTGAAAACAGCTCGCTGTTTGTGGGAAACAGCATGCCGATCAGGGATGTTGATACGTTTTTTGAAAAGCAGGACCGCCCTTTCCGGATTTATTCAAACCGGGGAGCAAACGGGATAGACGGTGTCGTCTCCTCTGCCATGGGGGTATGTGAAGGAACAAAAGCGCCTGTTACCCTTGTGATTGGAGATTTATCTTTTTATCATGATTTAAACGGCCTGCTGGCGGCCAAAAAGCTGGGTATTCCTCTTACTGTGATTCTTGTCAATAATGACGGAGGAGGGATTTTCTCCTTTTTGCCGCAGGCTTCTGAGAAGACACACTTTGAAGATTTGTTCGGCACACCGACAGGGCTCGATTTCAAGCATGCGGCTGCACTTTACGGCGGAACGTATTCATGCCCGGCTTCTTGGGATGAATTCAAAACAGCTTACGCGCCGCAGGCAGACAAGCCCGGACTCCATTTGATTGAAATCAAAACGGATCGCCAATCAAGAGTCCAGCTTCATCGCGATATGCTGAATGAGGCTGTGCGGGAAGTGAAAAAACAATGGGAACTGTAA
- the menF gene encoding menaquinone-specific isochorismate synthase (Evidence 1a: Function from experimental evidences in the studied strain; PubMedId: 6780514, 8169214, 8566759; Product type e: enzyme) produces the protein MVTTVQRTFRKEVLHALHKAKEVNHAVLISYSRQIESLDPLSFFNYGAKKYTGNRFFWSDPESELTIVGLGKEAVFQTNQKNSERYREVFEQWERFKKTAFHIYEEEKLQHSAVGPVLFGGFSFDPCEERGSQWDHFSEGDFFVPALMLTMTAEGPFLTVNRWVSGGEDAEAVLEGLKAFAAEFMVPDFKQEDQAVIAAAEELDKDDWLKAIETATSQIKEKQYDKVVLARELLLTFDGPIQIEPVLKTLLDDQQTSYVFAIEQEGKTFVGASPERLIKRDGGTVMSSCLAGSIKRGVNEEDDRRIGLELLNDEKNLLEHDIVVGMIHNAFVSSCSEVEKPDGPVLYKTKSVQHLFTPIVGQLRESASIFDLIEKLHPTPALGGSPQEKAVDVIREIEPMSRGWYAAPIGWIDSQDNGEFAVAIRSGLIEGSTARLFAGCGIVEDSEPISEYEETQIKLKPMISALGGERR, from the coding sequence ATGGTGACAACGGTGCAGCGTACGTTCCGAAAGGAAGTTCTACATGCATTACATAAAGCCAAAGAAGTCAACCATGCTGTCTTAATAAGCTATTCGAGACAAATCGAGTCTCTTGACCCTCTATCATTTTTCAATTACGGAGCAAAAAAATATACAGGCAATCGATTTTTTTGGTCAGATCCTGAAAGTGAATTGACAATAGTCGGTCTTGGCAAAGAAGCGGTTTTCCAGACAAATCAAAAAAACAGCGAGCGGTATCGTGAGGTTTTTGAACAATGGGAGCGCTTTAAAAAGACGGCTTTTCATATTTATGAAGAAGAAAAGCTGCAGCATTCTGCAGTGGGACCTGTGTTATTCGGAGGATTTTCTTTTGACCCTTGCGAAGAAAGAGGTTCACAATGGGACCATTTCTCGGAAGGGGATTTCTTTGTGCCTGCGCTTATGCTGACGATGACTGCTGAAGGCCCGTTCTTAACAGTTAACAGATGGGTAAGCGGAGGAGAAGACGCAGAAGCTGTTTTAGAAGGCTTAAAAGCTTTTGCGGCGGAATTTATGGTTCCCGATTTCAAGCAAGAAGATCAGGCTGTGATTGCAGCAGCCGAAGAGCTGGATAAGGATGATTGGCTGAAAGCAATCGAAACGGCCACAAGCCAAATTAAAGAGAAACAATATGATAAGGTTGTTCTTGCCCGAGAGCTGCTGCTCACGTTTGACGGTCCAATCCAAATTGAACCGGTGCTTAAAACGCTTCTGGACGATCAGCAGACAAGCTATGTTTTTGCAATTGAACAAGAAGGCAAAACCTTTGTCGGCGCGTCTCCGGAAAGACTGATCAAAAGAGACGGCGGCACTGTCATGTCTTCCTGTCTGGCAGGCTCCATTAAACGAGGCGTGAATGAAGAAGACGACCGCCGGATAGGCCTTGAATTATTAAACGATGAGAAAAACCTGCTTGAGCATGATATTGTGGTAGGTATGATTCATAATGCTTTTGTATCAAGCTGTTCAGAGGTTGAAAAGCCTGATGGACCTGTTTTGTACAAAACAAAAAGCGTTCAGCACCTGTTTACGCCGATTGTCGGACAGCTGCGCGAGTCTGCTTCGATTTTTGACTTAATTGAGAAGCTGCACCCCACTCCCGCGCTTGGGGGATCACCTCAGGAAAAAGCTGTTGACGTGATCAGGGAGATTGAACCGATGTCCCGCGGCTGGTATGCGGCCCCTATCGGCTGGATTGACAGCCAGGATAACGGGGAATTCGCGGTCGCCATTCGTTCAGGGCTCATCGAAGGAAGCACAGCAAGGCTGTTTGCCGGGTGCGGTATTGTGGAAGACTCGGAACCAATCTCGGAATATGAAGAAACACAGATTAAATTGAAGCCGATGATCTCTGCATTAGGAGGTGAGAGGCGTTGA
- the yteA gene encoding putative regulatory protein (Evidence 3: Putative function from multiple computational evidences; PubMedId: 15496987; Product type f: factor) yields MLTKEQLQHLKNELEQTKKDILNRFKDNDHFQLNSAFPYDSWGELSAYDNHPGDQATELYEREKDIALDLHEREHLRDIEHSLKAIENGTYGICEVSGKEIPFERLEALPTATTLAEYSSQDVVSKDRPIEEETPFGQFEFDDDEEIRAPYDSEDSYQDVEKYGNSQTPQDMENPPLSYDDMTMNAEENIGNTESYENFIATDITGKEITVYQSRAHERYEEELDEEGIMTTFGDLHAD; encoded by the coding sequence TTGCTTACGAAAGAACAGCTTCAGCATTTAAAAAATGAACTGGAACAAACGAAAAAAGATATCTTAAACCGTTTCAAAGACAATGATCATTTTCAGCTTAACTCAGCCTTTCCTTATGATTCGTGGGGTGAGCTTTCGGCATACGACAACCATCCCGGCGATCAGGCGACAGAACTTTACGAGCGTGAGAAAGACATCGCTCTAGACTTGCATGAGAGAGAGCACCTTCGGGACATTGAGCATTCATTGAAGGCGATAGAAAACGGTACGTATGGCATTTGTGAAGTCAGCGGAAAGGAAATCCCTTTCGAACGACTTGAAGCGCTTCCGACTGCCACAACCCTCGCGGAGTATTCGTCACAGGACGTGGTTTCCAAAGACCGTCCGATTGAAGAAGAAACACCATTCGGGCAATTTGAATTTGATGATGATGAAGAAATCAGAGCGCCATATGACAGTGAGGATTCCTATCAGGATGTCGAAAAATATGGGAACTCACAAACGCCGCAGGATATGGAAAACCCTCCGCTCAGCTATGATGATATGACGATGAATGCCGAAGAGAATATCGGCAATACGGAGTCTTACGAAAATTTCATCGCTACAGATATCACTGGGAAAGAAATTACCGTTTATCAAAGCAGAGCCCATGAGCGCTATGAAGAAGAACTTGACGAAGAGGGAATCATGACCACATTCGGCGATCTCCACGCTGATTGA
- the ytdA gene encoding putative UTP-glucose-1-phosphate uridylyltransferase (Evidence 3: Putative function from multiple computational evidences; Product type e: enzyme) translates to MIKKAIIPAGGFGTRNLPVTKVIPKEMFPVGSKPVIHYLVEELKESGIEDILMVVSSHKNLIVDYFDSSLALEAFLASKNKLHLLREHPIPDIRIHYVRQPYAKGLGDAISFGKQFAGGEPFAVVLPDDLIFSANQPALGQLIEAYTKYQSSVIGLKETKTEDLHHYGVIKGEPVEKGLYRIQDIVEKPKQNPPSHFAAAGRYIFTPDIFNELEALEADSGGEVQVTDAIKASLGACTVYGKLLEGERYDIGLQKDYLKLIYDMLKTEKNPQ, encoded by the coding sequence ATGATAAAAAAAGCGATCATTCCTGCAGGCGGATTCGGCACGAGAAATCTGCCGGTGACGAAGGTGATTCCGAAAGAAATGTTTCCGGTAGGATCTAAGCCTGTGATTCATTATCTTGTTGAAGAATTAAAGGAGTCAGGCATTGAGGACATTTTGATGGTTGTATCGAGCCATAAAAATCTGATTGTCGACTATTTTGATTCCTCTTTGGCACTTGAGGCTTTTTTGGCCTCTAAGAATAAACTGCATTTACTTAGAGAGCATCCCATTCCGGATATACGGATTCACTATGTGCGGCAGCCTTATGCAAAGGGTCTTGGCGACGCCATTTCTTTCGGAAAGCAATTTGCAGGAGGAGAGCCTTTTGCCGTCGTTTTGCCAGATGATCTGATTTTTTCCGCCAATCAGCCGGCTTTGGGGCAGCTGATTGAAGCGTATACGAAATATCAGTCCAGTGTGATCGGCTTAAAAGAAACAAAAACGGAGGATTTACATCATTACGGGGTGATAAAAGGGGAGCCTGTTGAAAAAGGGCTTTATCGCATACAGGATATTGTGGAAAAGCCTAAACAAAACCCTCCGTCTCATTTTGCCGCAGCAGGGCGTTATATTTTCACACCGGATATTTTTAATGAGCTGGAGGCATTAGAAGCTGATAGCGGAGGAGAAGTGCAGGTAACGGATGCGATAAAAGCTTCGCTCGGGGCATGTACCGTATACGGGAAATTGCTAGAGGGCGAGCGGTATGACATCGGCCTGCAAAAGGATTATCTGAAGCTGATTTACGATATGCTGAAAACGGAAAAGAACCCCCAATAA
- the ytcA gene encoding putative UDP-glucose dehydrogenase (Evidence 3: Putative function from multiple computational evidences; Product type e: enzyme), which yields MKICVVGAGYVGLTLSAALASIGHDMICTDKDVKKIGQLKKGVIPFYEPGLSDAILRCGNLSFSSEVKSSMEECPVIFIAVGTPPRSDGSADTKALQSVIGDLSEAIRSYKTIITKSTVPPGTNENIAKQLIASGVSKNLFNIVSNPEFLREGNALYDMLHPDKTVIGVQEEDHVSAAIVKSIYKHIDTPFIVTSLAGAELIKYANNFFLAAKISFINEMARICEAYQSDISDISRAIGLDPRIGKHFLQAGIGYGGSCFPKDLQALQFAAQEKNTETFLLRAVQHINDTQLGLYIKKIQSFFETLQGKKAAVLGISFKPNTDDIRNSQAVRLMERLAELGCDVHAYDPEAVLPEHLRQHVTQHSQAFDAIEESDFLFLATEWSEFLAFDWKKAADIMKGRLVIDGRNVLKKELIEACGLICTGVGRP from the coding sequence ATGAAAATTTGTGTGGTTGGCGCCGGGTATGTCGGTTTAACCCTATCAGCGGCACTGGCATCCATCGGACATGACATGATATGCACAGACAAAGACGTCAAAAAAATCGGGCAGCTGAAAAAAGGAGTCATTCCCTTTTACGAGCCTGGGCTTTCAGATGCAATACTTCGTTGCGGCAATCTCTCGTTTTCTTCTGAAGTGAAATCGAGCATGGAGGAATGTCCCGTTATTTTTATCGCAGTCGGAACTCCGCCGCGTTCGGACGGATCAGCTGATACGAAAGCCCTGCAGTCCGTCATCGGTGATTTAAGCGAGGCGATCCGATCGTATAAAACCATTATTACGAAAAGCACTGTTCCGCCCGGGACAAATGAAAACATAGCAAAACAGCTGATTGCCTCCGGAGTGTCTAAAAACCTCTTTAATATCGTATCCAATCCGGAGTTTCTGCGGGAAGGCAATGCCTTATATGACATGCTGCATCCTGACAAAACAGTCATCGGTGTTCAGGAAGAAGATCACGTATCGGCAGCCATCGTCAAATCCATTTACAAACACATTGATACCCCTTTTATCGTTACAAGCTTAGCGGGAGCAGAGCTGATCAAATATGCCAACAATTTCTTTTTAGCGGCCAAAATTTCGTTCATTAACGAAATGGCCCGCATATGTGAAGCCTATCAATCAGATATCTCAGATATTTCCCGCGCTATCGGTCTAGACCCAAGGATCGGGAAGCACTTTTTGCAGGCAGGCATCGGATACGGAGGCTCTTGTTTTCCAAAGGATCTGCAGGCGCTGCAATTTGCTGCCCAGGAAAAAAACACGGAGACCTTCCTGCTCCGGGCCGTGCAGCACATTAATGACACCCAGCTTGGCCTGTATATCAAAAAAATACAGTCATTCTTCGAAACACTTCAAGGCAAGAAAGCGGCTGTACTCGGCATTTCCTTCAAACCGAATACTGATGACATCCGGAATTCTCAGGCTGTCAGACTGATGGAAAGGCTGGCGGAGCTGGGATGTGATGTTCATGCATATGATCCTGAAGCTGTACTTCCAGAACATTTGCGGCAACATGTAACTCAGCATTCTCAAGCTTTTGATGCGATCGAAGAGAGTGACTTTTTATTTTTGGCGACAGAATGGTCTGAGTTTTTAGCGTTTGATTGGAAAAAGGCTGCAGATATCATGAAAGGGCGTCTTGTGATTGACGGACGCAACGTACTAAAAAAAGAACTGATCGAGGCTTGCGGCCTGATCTGTACGGGAGTTGGCCGTCCATGA